Part of the Paenibacillus guangzhouensis genome is shown below.
TTCACTCAGCTGGTCCGCATCGAACCTTACGACGAATCGACGGGTCGGAAAAACAGTACGATAGCATTTTACACCCTGAATGCAGGAATCATCAAACACGGAAACTACATCTTTACATCGCTCAAGAACAAACAGGGAAAGTGGTATATTGCCAATATTGACTGACTGTTGCACCGTAAAATCGGTATTGGACGAAGACCCCCACGGCACCTTATGTAAGAATATTCGACTCTTCAAGATCTATACGTATGATTCTCCTTTCATATCGAAAATGAACACTTGTGAAACTAATACTAACGGTTATCATTGTGCAAACTACGGTATTAAAGTGGTAATTGTGAGGAGTTAAGAATATGAAGAAGATTTGGATAGTCATGTTTATGTTTTTCTTTGCGTTCCAGATACAAGCGTTAGAGGTGTCAGCAAGCAGAGCAAAGATTGATCCAATACATTCAGCCACATTGAACTCACTACGTCATGGCGGATATGTACTCTATGTAAGGCATGGAGAGGCGAATAGAGGTGAAGATCAGTCACAAATCATATACGAAAATTGCGCTACCCAAAAAAATCTATCGGAGGAAGGCCGAAAACAATCGGCGTTATATGGTGAAGCTCTTCGAAGATTGAATATTCCCGTTCACTACCCGGTTTCAGCAAGCCCTTTTTGCCGTACAAGAGATACAGCGGAATTGGCTTTTGGTAACCAAAATGTTCAAATTGACCCTTTCTGGTTTAAAGTTTATCAATTAAGCGGAAACGTTACACCAACAGAACAGGCGAGTACGTTATCAGAACTAACTTCAGAGCTAGAAAAGATCCCGATATCTGGAACGAATACTGTAATTATCGCTCATAGCTTTCCTAAAGGTATAGGGTTGGGTGAAATACCGTATCTAGGAACTGTTGTAGTGAGACCAAAAGGACCAGGGAACGGGTACGATATTATTGATCGATTTTCATTCAATGAGTTAAATGACACGCCTTGACAGCTTGGTACAATTATAAGTGAAACAGACGGGACAACGGCTATAGCGTGAGGAGCGAGAAAACTTTTAGGAGTGAACAAATGTGAGGATGTATTCTAACAGCATTAGAATATTGATTGGTGTGGTTTTTATCGTTTGTGTGGTGGGTGGTGTAATGGTATTCAAGGGCACATATGCTAAAAGTACGACGAATCAAAACTACATAAATTCTCCTAACTATCCTGAAAATGGACATGGACAGACATACGGTTTAGTTGAAGAAGTTCCCTCCGTTGAAATGCTACCTGATTTAATCCTTGCAGGAAGTGTGAATGGCATTAAAGCGTATTTGCTGAAGAAAGATTATCTCGGTGAACCTGGCAATGTCCCACTGTATGATGTTAATGGGAGAACCATAACTGGTTCTTTTCATATTGGTGCTAAGAATATGAAATTTCCTAAGAATAAAAACGGACAGACATACGGTTCTAGCGCAGATGCTACTTCTCCAGAAACGGAACCTGAATTAATCAGTGCTATGGGTGTGGATGGCACTACAGGATATGTGCTGAAAAAAGACTTAGACGGTGAGCAACCAAAATCACCTGAGGACGCCCTTGCGATACAGATCAGTAGATCACCAGGTGGTCGTGATATTCCACTGTATGATGTTGATGGTGAAACCGTAATTGGTGTGTTTCATGTGGGAGGAGAGTAATTGTAGATCCGCTGAACGAAACACTGGCTAGGTCTAAGGAATATGCAAGCAAAAAGAAGAAATAAAAACGTGGCTGCCGGCATAGTCGGCAGCCACGTTGCGCAAAGGGGAGGTCGACACATTCACAATCTATGGATAAAATTAGCATATGATTTGTAATGTGAAGCATAAAGGGTGGGTGGCAAATGAACGTTTCACCGGTTATTCTGAACGGCAGCAAGGTTGAACTCGTTCCGATGGCATACGAGCATAGCATTGGTTTATATGAAGCAGGGCGCTACCCTGAGATTTGGGCTCTTACCCAAGGGCGTATCTCTTCACTTCAAGATGCAGGAGAATACGTACGAAAAGCATTGGAAAGTCCAGGTAACTTGCCGTTCGTTATTATCGAGCGAGCATCGGGTCAAATCGTAGGAAGTACAAGATTCTATGATATTTCTTTAACGAACCGAAGTCTTGAGATCGGTTCTACCTGGCTGACGCCTACGATGTGGAGAACCCCAATCAATACAGAATGCAAATATTTATTGCTCAAGCACGCTTTCGAAACGCTAGGGACCATACGGGTTCAGCTGAAAACAGATTCAAGGAATGTAAGATCGCAACGTGCGATTGAACGTCTAGGCGCAATTCGAGAAGGGATTTTACGAAACCATATGATTCTGCCGGATGGCTATATTCGGGATTCTGTCTATTACAGTATTCTAGATAAGGAGTGGCCAGCAGTAAAGTTGCGTCTTGAAGGATATTTAGCTAATTAAAAAGAGATATGCCAGATCAACTCAGTATGACGCGGCGGTTACCGGTGATCGGAAGCCGCTTTTTTATTTTTTGCGTACCTTTGGATTCGATTGTACATCGTTTTGTTCTTCAACGTATTAAAGATGCTCATATCCGGCTGGGTATTAATCTCCAAGACCCAAGGATTCATTTGATGATCAATGGCGATATCAACTCCGAACGCTCGTTTGTTTCGATAACTTTTACCAAGCACTGTGCTCGCAGCTTTCCCTAATCTCTCAATGCGTTGAATGTACTGTTTCCTTGATTTGTCACTCAGATGTGATTGGAGTAAGGTATCGATAGGCAAGGGCGTCCCGCCAGAATGAAAATTCGTTACGATTTTATTGCGTTTCGCTTGTCGTCCTATAATTCCCGTAACGTCTAATGCTCCTTTTTTATTCTTTTGGACCATAACTCTGATATCGAACGGACGATGATTGTGTTTTAACAGTTCGATTCCTTCTTGAACAATATATTTGCCTCTAACTAGAACACTTTGAATTGAAGTATATAAGGCATGTAATGAGCTGAAAATACGAGAATTCGAACCCGTGCGCAAAATGAAGTTGTTCTTGCCCTTATTGATTTTATAAATTCCATGTCCGCCAGTTCCTTCATCGGGCTTTAAGTATACGGATCTATACGATCTAAGCATTATTTGAATGTTAGGCAAAGTTGCTTTTCGTGTGTCTGGCAAAAATAGGCGCATCATTTTATCGTTCTTCATGAATTGATACTTTCCCAATTTCCCCATTTTATATTTTACTTTCTTCATATGATCTACCTCCAATTGCTTCGCTGAAGTATGAATGCCATTTATGTCTCTAGCCCAAATTTGAATCTTGCTATACGCATGCATCTAAGCATGAATCGATCTCCTATACTTAGGTATTCACAGACATAGAATTAAGCCTCCGCTCTGGACTGTGCGGATACCTATTTGTCTGCGTCTATAGGTAAAAGCCGCCGCTTTCTCATGTAGTCCATATAAAATAAACGAATGACGCAGTATAGCATTGATCATATCCGGTGAGAAGTATCGGTCATGAATTCATACATGGATTCTAAACAAGGGACTGACAGGAGGTCATCGCGGATGCCTGGTAATTGGATACATTGTTTATAAATGTGACTACAAGTTAAAACGAGTTATTTGACCTTTTGAATGAGTTATTTGCCCGTTGCTGAACCGGGGTGGCGGAATATAATAGTCTAATGCACACAGGCCGCGAAGGGAGGTAGGCAGAATGCACAAGTCTTCGATGATCGTAACTCTTCTTACGTTCGGCATTCTATTATGTGTATGGGCGTTTGTGACGGGGGAAGGGCTGATATCACCATTGTTTTTGCCCTCACCAGGAGAGGTGTGGCACACCTTTCTTACGGTTGCCTTTGGTGAAGGCTATCAAGGGTCAAGTCTTTGGGGACATCTGGGTATCAGCATGCTCCGGATTCTTGTTGCTTTTGGCGTGGCCACAGTGCTGGCAGTACCACTCGGGCTGTTATGCGGAGCCATTCCGCTTCTTCGCGCTGCAATTGCGCCAATCGTCCATTTTTATCGCCCCTTACCGCCACTCGCCTATTATACGCTTCTGATTATTTGGTTCGGCATCGGTGAAGTGTCGAAGGTGTTGCTCTTATGTCTTGCCGGATTCGCGCCGATCTTTCTCGCATGTGTTGCTGCAGTGGAACGTCTTGATCCAGCGAAACTAACAGCCGCCAGAACCTTAGGAGCAACAGGGTGGAAATTGTTCATTTATATGATTCTTCCTTCCGCATTGCCTGAGATTATCGTGGGGCTGCGGACGGCATTGGGGTTCATTTATACGACATTAGTTGCAGCCGAGATGGTCGCGGCGGGTTCGGGCGTCGGCTGGATGGTTCTTGACGCGAGCAAGTTTTTGAATAGTGATGTGATGGTCGTCGGAATTGTGGCCATGGGGATTACCGGCATCCTGTTGGAAGCGGCCTTTCGTATGTTAGAACGTTGGTGGGTTCCGTGGAAAGGAAAGGGAGGGTAAGTCAAACTTCACCGAAGGGAGATAATTAGTTTGAAAATCTTTCGAGTTGCAGGGATCGGCCTCCTTATTGCGGCATTAACTTGGGTGTCCGTTGGTTGTGGCCTGTCCACCAAAGAAGTGAAGGAGGTCCGTATCGGTTTTCAGACCATTCCGAACACGGAAGCGGTCGCGAAGGCCGAAGGGTGGCACGAACAGCAAATGAAGGGGGTCTCTGTGAAATGGTTGCCATTTGATTCCGGTCGGGATGTGAACAATGCCCTCGTCTCGAGCAGCATCGATATCGGCCTGCTCGGCTCTACATTGGTCGCTGCGGGTCTCTCGAAAGGTGTCGATTATAAGGTCATCTGGCTCGCTGACGTGATCGGGGCTAATGAAGCTTTAGCAGTAAAGAATACGAGCAATATCCGTGAAATGGCTGATCTGAAGGGGAAAACGATTGCCGTAACCTTCGGCTCTACGACCCAATATTCGCTGCTTGGCGCGCTACAGCTTAATGGACTTAGTCCGAATGATGTTCATATTATTGATATGAAGCCTGCGGATATGCTCGCTGCTTGGAAGCGAGGCGATATTGATGGAGGCTACGTGTGGCAGCCAACGTTGCAGCAAATGGCCGACGATGGAGGGCATATTTTGGTCACCAGCGGCCAACTGGCGGAGCAAGGGATTGTCACAGCGGATGTGATAGTCGTACGCAAAGCATTTGCGCAGGAGCATCCGGAGCTGGTGAAGCTGTATTTGAAATCAATGATTCAAGCCGTCGAGCTTTATCGGGAACAGCCGGATCAAGCCATTCAAGCGACAGCTTCCCTATTCTCGATCAGCGAACAAGAGGCTGCCACCATGATGAATCAGCTGATCTGGTTATCGGGTACGGAACAGCTGTCCGAATCTTATCTCGGAACGTCTGATCATGCCGGGCAATTCGCGAATGTTCTCGCAGATACCGCTAAATTTTTGAAGGATCAGCATCTTATTGATACATTGCCTTCCATATCGGTTTTCCAACAGGCGATTGCAACTAAGTCTTTGAAGGAAGCAGATCAAGATGCCGGGACTGCCCAATGAACCTGGTCAAATTGGAAAACGTCAGTCTTGCATATGAAAAGGGAACTTCACGCGTATCTGTATTGAGGGACATCGATGTATCCGTTGCGGAGGGGGAGTTTATAACGATTGTTGGGCCTTCCGGCTGCGGGAAAAGTAGTCTCCTCGCTCTGCTGGCTGGGACATTGCGCCCTAGCTCAGGTCAGGTGCTCTATAAAAATATACCTATTGTCGGGACTGATCCGCAGCGTGGGATCCTTCTGCAGCAGGCAGCTCTATTTCCTTGGTTATCTGCCCTTCGAAATGTAGCATATGGCTTACATATGCAGGGCGTTGCCAAGACGGAGCGGCTGAAGCAGGCCTCAGTTTGGTTAAGTCGAGTAGGTCTTGAAGCGTTCGCGAACCGCTACCCCTACGAACTCTCCGGTGGCATGAAGCAGCGTGTCGCCCTTGCCCGTACCCTCATCACAAACCCGGAGCTCATTTTGATGGATGAACCGTTAGGAGCGCTTGATGCATTTACGAAACGTAAGATGCATGAACTGTTTGCGAAGGTCTGGCGCGAGACAGGGAAGACCTTCATCATGGTCACGCATGACGTAGAGGAAGCTGTAAAGCTCGGTACACGGATGATCGTCATGTGTCCCCGTCCAGGCAGGATTATGGAGCAGTTTATGTTAGAAGGCAACCGCGTGGACGCATGGGCTAATGAGGCGGAGCCTTCGATCGTGCAAAAGGTGTACGATTTACTGCGTTATGATGAGTAAAACAAGAAGGGATTCGATCATCATGGAGACGGTTAACCAAAAGCTTGCCCGCTTATCCAAATGGAAGCTACATCAGTTTTATGCTCGTTATCCTCATATTGCCCCTTATTTGCCTCCAGCTGCTAGGCTATCTCAACCATCGCTAAACCGATTTCTGGATCTCTATCGTCGTGGCGTATACATCAAGGCCAATCGGGTCCATACGGGAAAAGGTGTCATTAAAGCTTGGAAAATGGGGAAGGGATATCGCTTCGTCATCGTGAAAGGCGACGTCCAGCATGCTGCTTCGGTCAAGGATCTGCATTCCCAAATCGTCCGTTTTATGCCGAACCGATCGTTTCTCGTGCAAAAGGCTATCGATTTGGCGACCGTGAGCGGACGAAGCTTCGATATTCGCGTGATGATGATGCGCGACGGTCACCGCAATTGGAATTATGCCGGCATGGTCGCAAAAGTAAACGGAACAGGAAGTATCGTATCTAACGTGCGTCGTGGCGGCGGGTATGTGATGACAGTCGAGCAAGCGCTGCGGCAATCTTTGAAATGCAGCACGCAGCGCATCGAGAGCATTAAAAAAACACTTATTCAATTGAGCCGCGATATCATGTCGGCTTCAGAGAGCTATCCGTTTTTTTCCTATCAATGTGGAATCGATCTCGCGGTCGACAAACAGGGCAAGGTATGGGTCATCGAGGTCAATCTCCATAATCCATCGCACAGCTTGTTCAATCGACTTCAAGACAAGACGTTTTTTCGAACGATTCGAAGGCTGCACCGGGCGTACAGAAGGAATAACAAACGAGTGATTTAAAGAGTAAGTAAGCGTACTTCTTACTCAAGAGGAATCCGAAACAATGTTTTTCTTACTGCATCGTGTTAGACGCATAGAAAGAAAGAAGATGGTATAGAGCCAGATCTGCTTTCTTTCTATTGCTATTTCACAGGATAATAATTGTCCTTCGAACACGGTGATATACTCTTCTGTACCATCTTTATAGGGATCTGAGCACTTTTACCTGGAGCTTGTTCGGCTTGCTTTTTCAATCGATTTCCTTATTGAGAATGTAGCAGCTTGCTAGCATCTGTGTCCAAGTTCAATGGTTTATGCTAGTCTATAAGGGATAAGCTTGAACGAAAAAAAGTTTTCGAAAAAGCGGTCGATCAAGAAAGGGAAATATAAATATGGACACAGCAGCTATAGAAGTATTTACAAGTGGACAACGACGCAACGTCGGCATTTTCGCGCATGTGGATGCGGGAAAGACGACAACGACGGAGCATATGTTATATGAGAGTGGTCGGATCCGATCCTTAGGCAGTGTGGATGCGGGCACAGCTATGACGGATTCGATGGATATTGAGAAAGAACGGGGGATTTCGGTTCGAGCTGCGATGACTTCTTTTCAATGGAAAGGGCAATCTGTGAATCTCGTGGACACCCCGGGACATGTAGATTTTCTATCCGAAGTAGAACGATCTTTGCGTGTCATGGACGGAGCTGTGCTGATTATTTCCGCTGTCGAAGCCGTGCAGGCTCAGACGGAGGTGATCTGGAACGCGCTTCGCAAGCTGCGGATTCCAACACTTATTTTCGTGAACAAAATGGATCGAATTGGAGCGGATGCAGCGTCTGTGATGGATGGTATTCATAAATATTTGTCTGCTGATATGATCCCGTTTCAAGTGCCCATCGGTGTCGAACAAGATTTCCGGGGAGCAGAAAATGTATGGGTGAACGGAGATGAGTCGGTCTATGAATTCCTTGCGGAGCGGGACGAGGACTTGCTTCAGCGTTATTTGAACGGTGACACGATCAAGCTGTCCGATTGGAAACAGCATGCGATCGATATGTCGCAGCGGGCGGAGATCTTCCCGCTCTTCTACGGTGCGGCAGGCAAGGGTATTGGTGTAACGGCAGTTATGGATGCCATGGTTGAATATTTGCCCGCAGCGCAGGGGGATACAGAAGCGCCATTGTCAGGGATTGTATTCAAAATCGAACGTGATAAGACGATGGGGCGGATGGCATATATTCGTCTATATGAAGGCGTCATGCGGAATCGGGATATGATCTATAATCATACACAGCAATTAGCAGAGAAGATTACGCAAATCCGGAAAGTAGACGGTGGCCGATCAGAGGATATCGGCGTTCTGCAAGCCGGAGATATTGCCGCTGTCTGCGGGATGACGCAGGTTCGGATCGGGGATGTGTTGGGTCGACCGGACGCGATTCCGGATGAAGCGAGGCTCGCTGTACCGCTCTTGACGGTGCAAGCGCATTGGGTGAATGAAGCGGAATATCCGAGGGTTGTTCAAGCGATGCAAGAGCTGTCTGATGAGGATCCGCTGCTTGACGTGCAATGGATGCAGGATGAGCGGGAGCTCCACGTGAAAGTGATGGG
Proteins encoded:
- a CDS encoding histidine phosphatase family protein, which translates into the protein MKKIWIVMFMFFFAFQIQALEVSASRAKIDPIHSATLNSLRHGGYVLYVRHGEANRGEDQSQIIYENCATQKNLSEEGRKQSALYGEALRRLNIPVHYPVSASPFCRTRDTAELAFGNQNVQIDPFWFKVYQLSGNVTPTEQASTLSELTSELEKIPISGTNTVIIAHSFPKGIGLGEIPYLGTVVVRPKGPGNGYDIIDRFSFNELNDTP
- a CDS encoding ABC transporter ATP-binding protein — encoded protein: MNLVKLENVSLAYEKGTSRVSVLRDIDVSVAEGEFITIVGPSGCGKSSLLALLAGTLRPSSGQVLYKNIPIVGTDPQRGILLQQAALFPWLSALRNVAYGLHMQGVAKTERLKQASVWLSRVGLEAFANRYPYELSGGMKQRVALARTLITNPELILMDEPLGALDAFTKRKMHELFAKVWRETGKTFIMVTHDVEEAVKLGTRMIVMCPRPGRIMEQFMLEGNRVDAWANEAEPSIVQKVYDLLRYDE
- a CDS encoding GNAT family N-acetyltransferase, whose product is MNVSPVILNGSKVELVPMAYEHSIGLYEAGRYPEIWALTQGRISSLQDAGEYVRKALESPGNLPFVIIERASGQIVGSTRFYDISLTNRSLEIGSTWLTPTMWRTPINTECKYLLLKHAFETLGTIRVQLKTDSRNVRSQRAIERLGAIREGILRNHMILPDGYIRDSVYYSILDKEWPAVKLRLEGYLAN
- a CDS encoding YheC/YheD family protein encodes the protein METVNQKLARLSKWKLHQFYARYPHIAPYLPPAARLSQPSLNRFLDLYRRGVYIKANRVHTGKGVIKAWKMGKGYRFVIVKGDVQHAASVKDLHSQIVRFMPNRSFLVQKAIDLATVSGRSFDIRVMMMRDGHRNWNYAGMVAKVNGTGSIVSNVRRGGGYVMTVEQALRQSLKCSTQRIESIKKTLIQLSRDIMSASESYPFFSYQCGIDLAVDKQGKVWVIEVNLHNPSHSLFNRLQDKTFFRTIRRLHRAYRRNNKRVI
- a CDS encoding YheC/YheD family protein — encoded protein: MKKVKYKMGKLGKYQFMKNDKMMRLFLPDTRKATLPNIQIMLRSYRSVYLKPDEGTGGHGIYKINKGKNNFILRTGSNSRIFSSLHALYTSIQSVLVRGKYIVQEGIELLKHNHRPFDIRVMVQKNKKGALDVTGIIGRQAKRNKIVTNFHSGGTPLPIDTLLQSHLSDKSRKQYIQRIERLGKAASTVLGKSYRNKRAFGVDIAIDHQMNPWVLEINTQPDMSIFNTLKNKTMYNRIQRYAKNKKAASDHR
- a CDS encoding ABC transporter permease subunit, producing the protein MHKSSMIVTLLTFGILLCVWAFVTGEGLISPLFLPSPGEVWHTFLTVAFGEGYQGSSLWGHLGISMLRILVAFGVATVLAVPLGLLCGAIPLLRAAIAPIVHFYRPLPPLAYYTLLIIWFGIGEVSKVLLLCLAGFAPIFLACVAAVERLDPAKLTAARTLGATGWKLFIYMILPSALPEIIVGLRTALGFIYTTLVAAEMVAAGSGVGWMVLDASKFLNSDVMVVGIVAMGITGILLEAAFRMLERWWVPWKGKGG
- a CDS encoding taurine ABC transporter substrate-binding protein codes for the protein MKIFRVAGIGLLIAALTWVSVGCGLSTKEVKEVRIGFQTIPNTEAVAKAEGWHEQQMKGVSVKWLPFDSGRDVNNALVSSSIDIGLLGSTLVAAGLSKGVDYKVIWLADVIGANEALAVKNTSNIREMADLKGKTIAVTFGSTTQYSLLGALQLNGLSPNDVHIIDMKPADMLAAWKRGDIDGGYVWQPTLQQMADDGGHILVTSGQLAEQGIVTADVIVVRKAFAQEHPELVKLYLKSMIQAVELYREQPDQAIQATASLFSISEQEAATMMNQLIWLSGTEQLSESYLGTSDHAGQFANVLADTAKFLKDQHLIDTLPSISVFQQAIATKSLKEADQDAGTAQ
- a CDS encoding GTP-binding protein, producing the protein MDTAAIEVFTSGQRRNVGIFAHVDAGKTTTTEHMLYESGRIRSLGSVDAGTAMTDSMDIEKERGISVRAAMTSFQWKGQSVNLVDTPGHVDFLSEVERSLRVMDGAVLIISAVEAVQAQTEVIWNALRKLRIPTLIFVNKMDRIGADAASVMDGIHKYLSADMIPFQVPIGVEQDFRGAENVWVNGDESVYEFLAERDEDLLQRYLNGDTIKLSDWKQHAIDMSQRAEIFPLFYGAAGKGIGVTAVMDAMVEYLPAAQGDTEAPLSGIVFKIERDKTMGRMAYIRLYEGVMRNRDMIYNHTQQLAEKITQIRKVDGGRSEDIGVLQAGDIAAVCGMTQVRIGDVLGRPDAIPDEARLAVPLLTVQAHWVNEAEYPRVVQAMQELSDEDPLLDVQWMQDERELHVKVMGPIQLEILTNMLANRYGLQVRFGQPSVIYKETPAQAGEGYIAYTMPKPCWAILRFRIEPGPRGSGLYYEADVRTEKLLLQYQNEVARRVPEALQQGLYGWEVTDLRVKLIDGEHHVWHTHPLDFAVATPMGIMDGLANVGTQLLEPILQFRIVVPEEFGGRVMNDLILMRGTFDPPNLHGDRMVIEGRVPVATSLDYPMELGSLTKGRGTIATFFDGYEVCPPDVKSERQRRGVNPLDQSKYILSVRKALQG